From Hydractinia symbiolongicarpus strain clone_291-10 chromosome 11, HSymV2.1, whole genome shotgun sequence, the proteins below share one genomic window:
- the LOC130613749 gene encoding ectonucleoside triphosphate diphosphohydrolase 2-like, translating into MAGMSVACTLMCVRRNLMFIILALILIIVGVIFLAYGAANYEEKSTDKKTEEERYGVVIDAGGSGTRLVIYKYSPQTNTLKDVNFKKCEDNGLGTYKVSEFPELKKTIKKCLDDADRMIPIEKDVPIFLGATAGMRLLKLRAQPVFDQIWTMLNDTLKESNFKVMMSQTITGTQEAQWAWLAANYIKKTLKASDSTFGIIDFGSSSIQLAFTPSGDKSKLDTFNIDAENMTIYGHSYLCYGKREMERRFLAKLVTDASFNSTVQNPCFFSGYKKNYSSSFLWASPCSSGPYAKDKLGSEYPGPADKNRTYTLQGTGNSSQCLNVIQSLIKTTCSSGDCGMNDVFQPKVEGKFLALTVFRYAADFMSISSTASRQVLKNATEKTCATNWKEISSRDIPGTPVKYRGSRCFDAWYSYFLLTDGFKFDDASWKLEYVNKVNGQKLQWSLGLMYMKKDNMFKNIRSYILQKITRKQGMLGLAVFGALLLVIGIIILIIAIICRRKKGQLPVSGEE; encoded by the exons ATGGCAG GTATGTCAGTAGCATGCACGCTGATGTGTGTGAGACGAAACTTAATGTTTATAATTCTTGCACTTATTCTCATCATTGTTGGCGTTATATTTTTGGCGTATGGCGCTGCAAATTATGAGGAGAAAAGCACAGACAAGAAAACAGAAGag GAACGGTATGGAGTGGTTATTGATGCTGGTGGTTCGGGAACTAGGTTGGTCATTTATAAATATTCTCCTCAAACTAATACGTTGAAAGATGTCAATTTCAAGAAATGCGAAG ACAATGGATTGGGCACTTACAAAGTGTCAGAATTTCCTGAATTAAAAAAGACGATAAAAAAGTGTTTAGATGATGCGGATAGAATGATTCCAATAGAAAAAGACGTCCCTATCTTCTTAGGAGCTACTGCTGGCATGCGGTTGCTGAA GCTTCGTGCTCAACCTGTATTTGATCAGATCTGGACGATGTTGAACGATACTTTAAAAGAGAGTAACTTCAAAGTTATGATGAGCCAAACCATCACAGGTACACAAGAAGCCCAATGGGCGTGGCTGGCTGCTAACTACATCAAGAAAACATTAAAg GCTAGCGATTCTACTTTTGGAATTATTGATTTTGGCAGTAGCTCCATTCAACTTGCATTTACACCGTCTGGAGACAAAAGCAAACTAGACACTTTTAACATTGATGCTGAAAACATGACGATATATGGGCATTCGTATTTATGTTACGGCAAACGAGAAATGGAAAGGAGATTTCTTGCTAAGCTAGTGACt gATGCATCTTTTAACTCAACGGTGCAGAATCCATGTTTCTTTTCtggctacaaaaaaaattattcctctTCATTTCTATGGGCAAGTCCTTGCAGCTCAGGACCATACGCAAAAGACAAGTTAG gaagTGAGTATCCTGGGCCAGCTGACAAAAACAGAACATATACGCTACAAGGGACAGGCAACTCCTCACAATGCTTGAATGTTATACAAAGCTTAATAAAGACAACGTGTAGCAGTGGTGATTGCGGTATGAATGATGTCTTCCAGCCAAAAGTAGAAGGAAAATTTTTG GCTTTGACTGTTTTTCGTTACGCAGCAGATTTTATGAGTATTTCTAGCACTGCATCACGACAAGTATTAAAAAACGCGACAGAAAAAACCTGTGCTACAAATTGGAAAGAA ATCTCATCACGTGATATTCCAGGGACACCTGTCAAGTATCGAGGTAGTCGTTGTTTTGACGCATGGTATAGTTATTTCTTATTAACTGACGGATTTAAATTTGACGACGCCTCTTGGAAGTTGGAATATGTGAATAAG gtaAATGGTCAAAAGCTTCAGTGGTCACTTGGTTTAATGTACATGAAAAAAGACAACATGTTCAAAAATATAAGAAGCtacattttacaaaaaatcacaagGAAGCAAGGCATGCTGGGATTAGCTGTGTTTGGTGCTCTTTTATTGGTTATTGGGATAATTATTCTGATCATTGCTATTATATGCAGAAGAAAGAAAGGACAATTACCTGTGAGTGGAGAAGAATAA
- the LOC130613751 gene encoding small integral membrane protein 13-like — translation MDEIKAYFTDERINAVKDTILAFSGLVFGIIVVILLVVLGWFVVWRMFLLRFPFIKELVYGNDDEGKKKTKSQPLRRSVRLKEKQSHHTD, via the exons ATGGATGAAATAAAAGCGTATTTTACAGATGAAAGAATCAACGCAGTTAAAGATACCATTTTGGCATTTTCTGGTTTGGTTTTTGGAATTATTGTTGTTATTCTGTTGGTTGTATTAG gtTGGTTTGTTGTTTGGCGTATGTTCCTTCTACGCTTCCCCTTCATTAAGGAATTAGTATATGGAAATGATGACGAAGGCAAGAAGAAAACGAAAAGCCAACCTCTACGAAGAAGTGTCAGGCTAAAAGAAAAGCAATCGCATCATACCGATTAA